Genomic window (Zingiber officinale cultivar Zhangliang chromosome 2B, Zo_v1.1, whole genome shotgun sequence):
GGGTCCCATTCCATTGACGTGGAACCAACGCACAAAACCTTTGTCTGTGATTACTTGGGAGGAGAGAAttgacctggggtttaccccgcggATCTACTTTTTTGGGAGGAGAGAATTGAGACGAAggaaagaggaggaggagagggtggAAAGATTGAACGGAAAGTCAAAGGATTATGAATCACAATTTTTGGATTCGGATTTTATACGCTTTTACGtgttgatagatttacgatccgAATTGTCACCGTTGCTTTAACGCCTTTTCCGCTTTGTATTCTTCCACAATTCTCATCTGAAACCCTAATCCTATTATCCTCCCCTTCTCCCCGTCTACCGCCAACCGATTCCAGGCGACATATCCACCCGCCGCGTTCGGTTCTTTATCGGATTCGCCTCTCGAAGGATCAATTTAGAGCTTCGTTGCCGATCGATTTGGGGATTCGCGATCGATCTCTTTCTCGGGATTTTGGCTCGATCCGATCCAGGAAGCCTCCTGCTGTGCCGAGATTTTGGATTGTTGGTGCTGGGCAAGCGATGGGGCTACACCTTCGCGTAGCTTGTTTACTTGCTGCGACAAGTGGAAGTTGCATCTTCCAAGTAGTGGTCTAGGAGATTTTCTGCGGATAGTTGTTTTTTCTGTTTACACCGTCCTGCTCATCCGATTGAAGAAAAAAAGAGATATTTGGGGGCATATTTCGCACCGTTGTCAGTTTAAGTTGATATTATTTCAAATACAGATCGTCGTCCGCAGAGAGTCGTTACAAAGGAAGCAAATCGACTGTCTTACTGTACACAAGTTTATGATTAGTTTGCGATTCTTTTTTCTGCAAGTTTTTTTTTTAGCCTTATTGAGATTCGACTAGAGAAAagaacagagagagagagagagagagagagagagagagcaaaaAAATAATGGCTGTGTATTATAAGTTCAAAAGTGCGAAAGCTTTTGACTCAATTCCTATTGAAGGGCAATTTATATCTGTTGCCAATTTGaaagaaagaatttttgaaacCAAACTGTATGGAAAGGGCAACGATTTTGACCTCATGATCTCCAATGCGCAGAGTAATGAAGGTTGGTTTTTTCCCCTGGTGTAGATATCAAATCCAATTTCCTAATTAGAAGACAGTAGTTTAGAAATGGCCATCTTTCTTGGTTTTGGGAACAATGTAGTTTAGGCGATGAGGGTGACTGGTATCAGCCCAGTTATGCTCAACATGCATGATAAATTTCTTGGATTGTTTTTTATAGGTATGCTATGCGGAAGTTGAGATCTTTCCTTTAGAACTTATGCAGTCTTTGTTGCTCTTTTTTTTGGTTTCAGAATACATAGATGAAGGAGCAATGATACCCAAAAATACGTCAGTTTTGATTCGTCGGGTCCCAGGGCGACCACGGAAATCTATTGTTACTGAAAGAGTCGAGTACTATCTTGGACCTTAAATTCTCAAATCTATTTCTCTTAGTAATATCAGTTAGCTATGTAGATTTCCTGGTTAACAATTGTGAGATGACAGTAGTTACTTTGAAATTTCAAGTTTTCTATACATCAAGGTTTTCGACGATAATCTTTTATGTATAATTGATTTATCATAAGTATATATTAATCTGCAGGCTGAATGTTGTGGAGAGTAAGGTAGAAGAGCTTCCACCACCAGCCAGCTTGCTAGTTGGGGATTCATCTATTAACAAATATGTAAGCATAATATTTCCTTGATGGACATGGCACCCCTAACTTAGTGAACCAATTGCACTCATTCAGCATGACATGGATGACAATAGATTGGAGTTTTGCAGCCTGAAGAATATGAATGGGATGAGTTTGGGAATGATCTTTATGCCATTCCTGAAACAAATCATTCACAAACGAGTAATTTTGTGGTTAATGTTCCTCCTGGAAACAAAGTTGATGAGGAAAGCAAGATTAAGGCTTTGATTGATACACCTGCTCTTGACTGGAATCAGTGAGTTATATTTGTATGGATCTTTCATTTGTCTTTTTTCTCTTGTAGCTAAAGTTTTAGACATAGAATAGTAAGGTTTGTTTGTCATTATCAGTCAATTTGTTTTCATAACTTGTATTCTAATTGAGTGAGTACTTTTGTTTAGTCAGACCCAAGATGCCTATGGTGCTGGAAGAGGTTATGGAAGAGGCAGGGGGATGGGTGGCCGTGGTTTTGGTAGTTATTGCTTGTCATTTCCTCTTGTATCAAAAGATAGTTTAGTGCGATGTTCATAATTGCATTTAAAGTCAAATTGAGATTCCTCTTCTCCTGCATAGACACTGTTTTGCAATAGAGAGGATCTTCAATTTGTCATGTTGTATTCTAAATAATGGATTTAAATATCAAATGACTTCTGTGATGAAatcttttttgtttgaaaaatgaaGGACGTGGTATGCTTGACCGGAGGACACCCCCAGCAGGGTATGTGTGTCATAGATGCAAAGTGCCCGGTACAAcactttttttataaaactttgatATTACATGAAAATTAACCAAATTGAAATTAAATCGGTGGCATTTATGTGTAGGGCATTTTATTCAGCATTGTCCTACGAATGGAGACCCTAACTATGATATTAAAAGAGCGAAACCTCCAACTGGAATTCCAAAATCAATGTTGATGGCAACTTCTGATGGATCCTATGCTTTGCCAAGTGGTGCAGTTGCTGTTTTAAAGCCAAATGAGTAATCTAGTTTTAGTCCACATTATCTTGCGCACTATTTGTAGTTTGACTGAATTCATTGTAAAACTCATGATCTTCTTTATCATATAGAGCTGCATTTGAGAAAGAAATTGAGGGCTTACCGACTACTCGTCCTGTTTGTGATCTTCCTCCTCAGTTGCATTGTCCACTGTGCAAAGAGGTTATGAAAGATGCAGTGTTAACTAGCAAGTGTTGTTTTACCAGTTTCTGCGATAAATGTAAGTCACATGGTTCCTTCATGTTTATTTTCTTGTGTGCTACCTTTCTGTATATTCATGTATCAGTAAGTTTATTTGCTTTTACTATCAGGCATTAGAGACTATATTATGTCAAAATTGATGTGCTTCTGTGGAGCTACTGATATACTAGCAGATGACCTCCTTCCTAATAAAACATTTAGAGAAGCTATTAGTAGGATAATGGAATCAACAACCGCTAGCACAGAGAATGCTGGAAGCATCGGTCAGGTCCCAGGTATTAAGGATTAACAAGTTTGGTCACACACTAATTTGTTCTTTGGTCAAGAGTAACTTAACAACAATTGCATTCCCAGGCACGGAATTAGCTCATCCAGTTCATCCAAAAGCTTCATCTTATACTCTTTCTGCTGCTTCCAAAGACATGCCCAAGCATTCTGCTACAAACCAATCTGACAACATGATCAATGGGGAAGTTGCTAGTGAAATAAAAACAGGGAACAGCGAGTTGAATCCTGCAGATAAACAAGCTGCTGTGAATGTGAATGTATCTGAAGCAGCACCCGAATCTCTTAGCAAGGGGCCAAGATCACCTGAATGTGCTTCAGTGGTGCGTGATATCGTCCAAGAAAAGCAGATTGCCGGAGAACAAGGTCAGAAGATGTGTACATTCTACTCTTTTTCCTCCTTTCAGTTTTTTAAACTTATCCTTTCtgcaggaaagaaaaagaaaaagaagaaacctggaaTTCCTATCACTGGTTCGTTCCCATCAATTTTGTCAGATGTTTTATGTTCCGTTCACTTACTAATTGCAATTACTTTATGAGGGAATGACTTGAATATAGTgcagttttgaaaattagataaCTTTTTCGTATTTGTTTAACTAGCAACGCCCTACTTATTTTTTGATACGTATGGTTGCCTTTTTTTCCCCTGGATTGCAGCTGCTGATATGCAATGCCAAGACTTCGGGACTGGAAATTTTGGCATGTCTTTGGCAGCTTCAGGTTACAATCCTTACTGGGCTGGTGGGATGCCGTTAGGAGTTGATCCCTCGTACATGGCACCTTATGGTGGCCCAATGCCGTTCATGGGTTATGCACCTGGTCCCTTCGAAGTCCCATTCGCAGGTGGAATGTTTCCACAAGATCCATTTGCAGCACAGCCATTCATGATGCCACCCGTTCCAAGGTGTGCCATTGATAATCAGAAACTAGATGTAATGGTTACTAACATTCATCTGCTTTGGTGCAACAAGCGATGATGGATGTTTTTTGTTTTAAAGTTCAATTTACTTTTTATATGAGTTCAGCTTGTTTTCCTGTGGTTCTATAATGGAGCTAGTTGATAGAATCACATATTGGGTTGTCTCTAGTGTTTATTAGCAACATAGTGCTGCATGTTTTGAGAAAAGGCACCACTTTATAGGAACATATCTGAGTTAGGCATGACTAGCATGGTTGGCATGGGTCAGCGCCCTCCTCCAGGCATGCGTAGAGAAGAGACTGACACTAGGAAAGCTGATACGAGGCACAAGCGGGAAATGGACCAAATTAGCGGAAGGTAACTGCCACTTCATAAGATCTGCTATCACTAGATTGCTTTTTTATCCACATCATTCTTTTTGTTCATAGAGTTTGATTCACTCGTTTCTGATTGTGTAAGGTCCTCTCCTTCCGCCAGACGCAGGGACATGGAACATCCGAGAAATAAGGAGCTGAGCAGCAGTGTAAATCATGTTTCGTCGATCAAACCAAAGCCCGTATGTTTCTTTTTGTCAATACATATTTATGCTCAGTTATGTTGTGTTAGTTCTATCGCCATAGCTGCCTTAAACCCAAATAAAGACCATGTTAGTTTCAGGAGCTGGACGGTGTACCGAGATTCGTATTATGTATTTGTTCGACCATTTAAATTGGGTTCGAAAACTGGATTATATTTAATAAGTGGGTTTGAGTTTGTTGTTtggattcctattcctataagcaagaaaataaaaagaatcacGAGCAACGTGATTGATCAGTGAATGTGGTTAAACATCACGATCTATTTCTGTGGTCATTGGGCCACATATCAAGGCTGCTATTGGGCCTTAAAAGGGCCGCAGTTTAAGCCCATTAGGTCGAGGCCCATCTGTTAGAATTGTAATTTCCTATGCTCTTTTTGTGCTGACTCGTGTGTGAATTTGATTGCAGAAACCGATGGGCGTCCCTGAACGAGACCGGTTCGAGAAGTCATCCTATGCGGACCGGTACGGCCCGGTTCGGGAGCGCGAACCCACCCCTCGGAAAAGGAAATTCTCCGACCACGACGAGGAGCCTTCGGCCACCGAGGCGGAGAGGAAGCAGAAATCCAGCGTTTTCTCCCGCATCCGCCTCTCCAATGGCGGCGAGAAGAGGAACGGGATGAAAGAGCAGCCGGCGAGC
Coding sequences:
- the LOC122046541 gene encoding E3 ubiquitin ligase PQT3-like isoform X2, which produces MAVYYKFKSAKAFDSIPIEGQFISVANLKERIFETKLYGKGNDFDLMISNAQSNEEYIDEGAMIPKNTSVLIRRVPGRPRKSIVTERVELNVVESKVEELPPPASLLVGDSSINKYPEEYEWDEFGNDLYAIPETNHSQTSNFVVNVPPGNKVDEESKIKALIDTPALDWNHQTQDAYGAGRGYGRGRGMGGRGFGRGMLDRRTPPAGYVCHRCKVPGHFIQHCPTNGDPNYDIKRAKPPTGIPKSMLMATSDGSYALPSGAVAVLKPNEAAFEKEIEGLPTTRPVCDLPPQLHCPLCKEVMKDAVLTSKCCFTSFCDKCIRDYIMSKLMCFCGATDILADDLLPNKTFREAISRIMESTTASTENAGSIGQVPGTELAHPVHPKASSYTLSAASKDMPKHSATNQSDNMINGEVASEIKTGNSELNPADKQAAVNVNVSEAAPESLSKGPRSPECASVVRDIVQEKQIAGEQGKKKKKKKPGIPITAADMQCQDFGTGNFGMSLAASGYNPYWAGGMPLGVDPSYMAPYGGPMPFMGYAPGPFEVPFAGGMFPQDPFAAQPFMMPPVPRNISELGMTSMVGMGQRPPPGMRREETDTRKADTRHKREMDQISGRSSPSARRRDMEHPRNKELSSSVNHVSSIKPKPKPMGVPERDRFEKSSYADRYGPVREREPTPRKRKFSDHDEEPSATEAERKQKSSVFSRIRLSNGGEKRNGMKEQPASHKVEGGGRARRGSRGCDGVSSEDDYHLKRRPAASSSSSRGRDDEEYRHRRPASKRRGEK
- the LOC122046541 gene encoding E3 ubiquitin ligase PQT3-like isoform X1; its protein translation is MAVYYKFKSAKAFDSIPIEGQFISVANLKERIFETKLYGKGNDFDLMISNAQSNEEYIDEGAMIPKNTSVLIRRVPGRPRKSIVTERVELNVVESKVEELPPPASLLVGDSSINKYIGVLQPEEYEWDEFGNDLYAIPETNHSQTSNFVVNVPPGNKVDEESKIKALIDTPALDWNHQTQDAYGAGRGYGRGRGMGGRGFGRGMLDRRTPPAGYVCHRCKVPGHFIQHCPTNGDPNYDIKRAKPPTGIPKSMLMATSDGSYALPSGAVAVLKPNEAAFEKEIEGLPTTRPVCDLPPQLHCPLCKEVMKDAVLTSKCCFTSFCDKCIRDYIMSKLMCFCGATDILADDLLPNKTFREAISRIMESTTASTENAGSIGQVPGTELAHPVHPKASSYTLSAASKDMPKHSATNQSDNMINGEVASEIKTGNSELNPADKQAAVNVNVSEAAPESLSKGPRSPECASVVRDIVQEKQIAGEQGKKKKKKKPGIPITAADMQCQDFGTGNFGMSLAASGYNPYWAGGMPLGVDPSYMAPYGGPMPFMGYAPGPFEVPFAGGMFPQDPFAAQPFMMPPVPRNISELGMTSMVGMGQRPPPGMRREETDTRKADTRHKREMDQISGRSSPSARRRDMEHPRNKELSSSVNHVSSIKPKPKPMGVPERDRFEKSSYADRYGPVREREPTPRKRKFSDHDEEPSATEAERKQKSSVFSRIRLSNGGEKRNGMKEQPASHKVEGGGRARRGSRGCDGVSSEDDYHLKRRPAASSSSSRGRDDEEYRHRRPASKRRGEK
- the LOC122046541 gene encoding E3 ubiquitin ligase PQT3-like isoform X3, whose amino-acid sequence is MAVYYKFKSAKAFDSIPIEGQFISVANLKERIFETKLYGKGNDFDLMISNAQSNEEYIDEGAMIPKNTSVLIRRVPGRPRKSIVTERVELNVVESKVEELPPPASLLVGDSSINKYIGVLQPEEYEWDEFGNDLYAIPETNHSQTSNFVVNVPPGNKVDEESKIKALIDTPALDWNHQTQDAYGAGRGYGRGRGMGGRGFGRGMLDRRTPPAGYVCHRCKVPGHFIQHCPTNGDPNYDIKRAKPPTGIPKSMLMATSDGSYALPSGAVAVLKPNEAAFEKEIEGLPTTRPVCDLPPQLHCPLCKEVMKDAVLTSKCCFTSFCDKCIRDYIMSKLMCFCGATDILADDLLPNKTFREAISRIMESTTASTENAGSIGQVPGTELAHPVHPKASSYTLSAASKDMPKHSATNQSDNMINGEVASEIKTGNSELNPADKQAAVNVNVSEAAPESLSKGPRSPECASVVRDIVQEKQIAGEQGKKKKKKKPGIPITAADMQCQDFGTGNFGMSLAASGYNPYWAGGMPLGVDPSYMAPYGGPMPFMGYAPGPFEVPFAGGMFPQDPFAAQPFMMPPVPRNISELGMTSMVGMGQRPPPGMRREETDTRKADTRHKREMDQISGRRRDMEHPRNKELSSSVNHVSSIKPKPKPMGVPERDRFEKSSYADRYGPVREREPTPRKRKFSDHDEEPSATEAERKQKSSVFSRIRLSNGGEKRNGMKEQPASHKVEGGGRARRGSRGCDGVSSEDDYHLKRRPAASSSSSRGRDDEEYRHRRPASKRRGEK